From Helicobacter sp. MIT 05-5293, one genomic window encodes:
- a CDS encoding radical SAM/SPASM domain-containing protein: protein MKTFKKVYIELSDYCGLQCHFCPQSLRKSQRGVMELAMFERICSQLVGRCERISLHILGDPLALRNIESYIEIIKHYRLKVDLVTTGLFLREKHFDMLLNTPFVQVAFSLSAFLANSQLLRLEHLERILDLCDENLKRNCPIFINLRIQTNDIKCHSLYLSEILESIATHFRQSFPSPLTQRIKLAQKIFLNPMRSFEWVNHRLSPQFTESNASHICYGASKQIGILSDGRLVPCCIDYEGKASFGSLVEQNLEDILQQQHFKDFSHQLLKGIPPCQLCQECTYPQNHRINIK from the coding sequence TTGAAAACTTTTAAAAAAGTCTATATTGAGCTTAGCGATTATTGTGGTTTGCAATGCCATTTTTGCCCACAATCATTGCGAAAAAGCCAAAGAGGCGTAATGGAATTAGCGATGTTTGAGCGTATTTGCTCCCAGCTTGTAGGACGATGTGAGCGCATTTCTTTGCACATACTCGGCGACCCTTTGGCATTAAGAAATATTGAATCTTATATCGAAATCATCAAACATTATCGGTTAAAAGTGGATTTGGTAACCACAGGGCTTTTTTTGCGTGAAAAACACTTTGATATGCTTTTAAATACGCCTTTTGTGCAAGTCGCGTTTTCATTAAGTGCTTTTTTAGCCAATTCCCAACTTTTGCGTTTGGAGCATTTGGAGAGGATATTGGATTTGTGTGATGAGAATCTCAAACGCAATTGTCCTATTTTTATCAATCTTAGAATCCAAACTAACGACATTAAGTGTCATTCACTTTATTTGAGTGAGATTCTAGAATCTATCGCGACACATTTTAGACAATCCTTCCCCTCGCCATTGACGCAACGCATCAAACTCGCACAGAAAATTTTTCTTAACCCTATGCGTTCGTTTGAATGGGTAAATCATCGTCTATCTCCGCAATTTACAGAATCTAACGCTTCACACATTTGCTATGGAGCGAGTAAGCAAATCGGTATTTTGAGTGATGGGAGGCTTGTGCCTTGTTGTATTGATTATGAGGGGAAGGCAAGTTTTGGCAGCCTTGTAGAACAAAATTTAGAGGATATTTTACAGCAACAGCATTTTAAGGATTTTTCTCATCAACTTTTAAAAGGTATCCCTCCTTGTCAATTATGTCAAGAATGCACATACCCACAGAATCATCGTATAAATATTAAATAA
- a CDS encoding patatin-like phospholipase family protein — MKHIKRAIVLGGGGSKGSYQIGAWKALRSLNIDYDIVTGTSIGAFNGALMVQGDYEKALELWQDIDIDKVMINGINLRTDLNYYIEHKDKLLPFIKSYRDNKGMDITPLKTLLNAYVDEQKFFNSSVDYGLVSVKIPSFQPCQKRKSSMTKENLKLWILASASCFPAFPICEIGDEGYIDGGYYDNLPIDFAWQLGAQDVIAIALNPKPHKYSKHPLVQCIQPKEHLGGMLDFDKSTMSANITLGYLDTLKSFGKLMGRDFSFHICEMSAYIRAFRLSLTSLLQSELLAYEDTLTSSLQKALEFLTPEGFWASTPLSDKVMNLLDSHHIEECLLTLVESQMQHFDALQIYHLPEVLAQIQRHYTSPLEIKALSQYTQNDKLLLEAFFRIFLQHIDI, encoded by the coding sequence TTGAAACATATCAAAAGGGCAATCGTATTAGGCGGAGGTGGCTCAAAAGGTTCATATCAAATCGGTGCATGGAAAGCACTTAGGTCTTTAAATATTGATTATGATATTGTTACAGGCACAAGTATTGGAGCGTTTAATGGGGCTTTGATGGTGCAGGGGGATTATGAAAAAGCTTTAGAATTATGGCAAGATATTGATATTGATAAGGTGATGATTAATGGCATTAATCTCCGCACGGATTTAAATTATTATATTGAACACAAAGATAAGCTACTTCCTTTTATAAAAAGCTATAGAGATAATAAAGGTATGGATATAACGCCTTTAAAAACGCTTTTAAATGCTTATGTCGATGAACAAAAGTTTTTCAATTCATCGGTTGATTATGGCTTGGTGAGTGTCAAGATTCCATCATTCCAACCTTGTCAAAAACGCAAAAGCAGTATGACAAAAGAGAATCTAAAGCTATGGATTCTCGCTTCAGCATCGTGTTTCCCTGCATTTCCTATCTGTGAGATTGGTGATGAGGGCTATATCGATGGCGGATATTATGATAATCTCCCGATTGATTTTGCGTGGCAATTAGGTGCGCAAGATGTGATTGCCATTGCGCTTAATCCCAAACCACACAAATACAGCAAGCACCCTTTGGTGCAATGTATCCAGCCAAAAGAGCATTTAGGCGGAATGCTTGATTTTGATAAATCAACGATGAGTGCTAATATCACACTTGGGTATTTGGATACATTAAAAAGCTTTGGCAAGCTTATGGGGCGAGATTTTAGCTTTCATATTTGTGAGATGAGTGCGTATATTCGAGCGTTTCGTTTAAGCTTGACTAGTCTTCTCCAAAGTGAGCTTTTGGCTTATGAGGACACGCTTACTTCGAGTTTGCAAAAGGCATTGGAGTTTCTTACACCGGAGGGGTTTTGGGCATCTACACCTTTAAGCGATAAAGTAATGAATCTTTTAGATTCTCATCATATAGAAGAATGTCTCCTTACTTTGGTTGAATCCCAAATGCAGCATTTTGACGCGCTTCAAATCTATCATCTTCCGGAAGTTTTAGCGCAGATTCAAAGGCATTATACCTCTCCTCTTGAGATAAAGGCACTCTCGCAATATACACAAAATGATAAGCTTTTACTTGAGGCATTTTTCAGAATCTTTCTCCAGCATATTGATATTTGA
- a CDS encoding LL-diaminopimelate aminotransferase encodes MFDEIQFEKIKRLPKYVFAAINEIKLEMRHNNEDVIDFSMGNPDGSPPEHVIDKLCESARKGKNQGYSASRGIYKLRLAICNWYKKTYDVDLDPESQVCVTMGSKEGYVHLVQAITNLGDNAIVPEPAYPIHYYAFILNGANVSTFGLKWNDEMELDVEDFFANLKRVLKEVMPKPKFVVVNFPHNPTTIVAYKEFYERLVAMAKEERFYIISDIAYAELCFDGFKTPSIFEVPGATDVAVESYTLSKTYNMAGWRVGFLVGNAKMIGALQKIKSWIDYGIYTPMQIASTVALDGDQSCIEEIKGKYEKRMEVLIKAFGEAGWEMKKPKASMFIWAKIPQCAESLGSLEFSKRLLKEAKIAVSPGVGFGSYGEGYVRIALIENEKRIRQAARNLKVFLKSFQ; translated from the coding sequence ATGTTTGATGAGATTCAGTTTGAGAAGATTAAACGCTTGCCTAAATATGTGTTTGCCGCAATTAATGAAATCAAGCTTGAAATGCGCCATAATAATGAAGATGTGATTGATTTTTCAATGGGTAATCCAGACGGAAGCCCACCCGAACATGTGATTGATAAACTTTGTGAATCTGCAAGAAAGGGTAAAAATCAAGGCTATTCAGCAAGTAGAGGCATTTATAAGTTGCGTTTAGCGATTTGCAATTGGTATAAGAAAACCTATGATGTGGATTTAGATCCAGAATCTCAAGTGTGCGTAACAATGGGGAGTAAGGAAGGTTATGTCCATTTGGTGCAAGCAATCACTAATTTAGGTGATAACGCAATTGTCCCTGAACCTGCATATCCGATTCATTATTATGCGTTTATCCTTAATGGAGCGAATGTTTCGACTTTTGGTTTGAAGTGGAATGATGAAATGGAGCTTGATGTAGAAGATTTTTTTGCAAATCTTAAACGCGTGCTCAAAGAAGTGATGCCTAAGCCAAAATTTGTCGTTGTGAATTTTCCTCATAATCCGACTACGATTGTGGCGTATAAGGAATTTTATGAACGTTTAGTCGCAATGGCAAAAGAAGAGCGATTTTATATTATTTCTGATATTGCTTATGCGGAGCTTTGTTTTGATGGATTTAAAACTCCTAGTATATTTGAAGTGCCCGGCGCGACAGATGTCGCTGTGGAAAGCTATACTTTGTCCAAAACCTACAATATGGCAGGTTGGCGTGTGGGATTTTTAGTGGGTAATGCCAAGATGATAGGAGCTTTACAAAAAATCAAGAGTTGGATTGATTATGGAATCTATACTCCAATGCAAATCGCTTCCACGGTGGCATTAGATGGTGATCAATCATGTATTGAAGAAATCAAGGGTAAGTATGAAAAGCGTATGGAAGTCTTGATAAAAGCTTTTGGTGAGGCAGGTTGGGAGATGAAAAAACCTAAAGCAAGTATGTTTATTTGGGCAAAGATTCCTCAATGTGCAGAGAGTTTGGGTAGTTTAGAATTTTCTAAACGACTCTTAAAAGAAGCGAAAATTGCTGTAAGTCCGGGAGTAGGGTTTGGATCTTATGGTGAGGGATATGTGCGTATTGCTTTGATTGAGAATGAAAAGAGAATCCGACAAGCTGCACGCAATCTTAAAGTTTTTCTTAAATCATTTCAATAA
- the rsmI gene encoding 16S rRNA (cytidine(1402)-2'-O)-methyltransferase: protein MLTLVPTPIGNVEDITLRALRVLKEAQIILCEDTRVSKKLFSILVSRGLLECDTEQKTFLPFHSHNQDSFLESLESDFFTRNVVYLSDAGMPCISDPGAKLVEFAIKNHIIFDVLPGACALNVAFSGSGIESTPFFFIGFLPHKVQERKAKILQLVNLPLHSPYSVICYESPHRILETIGDIALLLPHLRLVVSKELTKLHQKRYFGTAEEIYLILKDANLSGEWVVILDCNNPESIPEAHSLNYQEILMLDIPPKIKAKILSKMTSKSVKECYEALIIDPQEI from the coding sequence GTGCTGACGCTCGTGCCCACGCCCATAGGTAATGTAGAAGATATTACATTAAGGGCGTTACGCGTCTTAAAAGAAGCACAAATTATTCTTTGTGAAGACACAAGAGTAAGCAAAAAGCTCTTTTCTATCCTTGTTTCTCGGGGATTGCTTGAATGTGATACTGAACAAAAGACTTTTCTCCCATTCCATTCTCACAACCAAGATTCATTTTTAGAATCATTAGAATCTGATTTTTTTACCCGTAATGTTGTTTATCTTAGCGATGCAGGAATGCCTTGTATCAGTGATCCCGGTGCAAAACTTGTCGAATTTGCAATCAAAAATCATATCATATTTGATGTTTTACCCGGAGCCTGTGCGCTCAATGTCGCATTCAGTGGGAGCGGTATTGAATCTACCCCCTTTTTCTTTATCGGATTCTTGCCTCATAAAGTCCAAGAGCGTAAAGCAAAGATTCTTCAATTAGTTAATCTGCCCTTACATAGCCCTTATAGTGTTATTTGCTATGAAAGCCCGCATCGGATTCTTGAGACGATTGGCGATATTGCTTTACTTTTACCTCATTTACGGCTTGTCGTGTCAAAAGAGCTCACAAAATTACATCAAAAGCGTTACTTTGGCACAGCAGAGGAAATATATTTAATTCTCAAAGATGCAAATCTTAGCGGTGAATGGGTGGTGATTTTGGATTGTAATAATCCAGAATCTATCCCAGAGGCACACTCTTTAAATTATCAAGAAATATTGATGCTTGATATTCCTCCTAAGATTAAGGCAAAGATTTTAAGCAAAATGACTTCAAAAAGCGTCAAAGAATGCTATGAAGCACTTATTATTGACCCTCAAGAGATTTAG
- the htpG gene encoding molecular chaperone HtpG has protein sequence MATKHSFQTEIAQLLDLMIHSLYSNKEIFLRELISNASDALDKLSYLTLTQDELKNLTFTPRIDISFDQDKKIITIEDNGVGMSEIDMMENLGIIAKSGTKSFLAQLSGDKKKDSALIGQFGVGFYSAFMVAHRVVVQSKRAGAQKAFAWVSEGQGEYEIGECIKETHGTQITLYLRDDDVHFASRWEIENIIHKYSEHIAFPIYLHYTESNFEGEGDDKKEVKTEKEEQVNIAKALWKIPKAELKDKDYQEFYSNLSHDNSEPLRWIHTKVEGNLEYTTLFYIPKTAPFDLYRVDYQSGVKLYVKRVFITDDDKELLPPYLRFIRGVIDSEDLPLNVSREILQQNKILANIKSASTKKILNEIAQISKDEKVYEDFYTQFGRVLKEGLYSDYENKEKILELLRFDSLKKQNLSLKSYKESMGADQKSIYYLLGENKDSIKNTPLLEKFEQKGFDVLLLSDEVDAIVMPMVGEFDKTPLKSINSKEALEELGEESIDENTQKIFEKVIKGFKDTLGERIADVKLSALGDSPLTLIKEDANPMMSSLMAQMGQKIPENKPTLQINIAHPIFEKLKDSDDEEISQSASLLYDTALILEGGSLPNAKDFSAKIYTLLLQNLTS, from the coding sequence ATGGCAACCAAACATTCCTTTCAAACTGAAATTGCGCAACTTTTGGATCTTATGATTCACTCTTTGTATTCCAACAAAGAAATCTTCTTAAGAGAGCTTATCAGTAATGCCTCTGATGCACTTGATAAACTTTCTTACCTCACGCTTACTCAAGATGAGTTAAAAAATCTCACATTCACGCCGCGTATTGATATTTCATTTGACCAAGACAAAAAAATCATCACGATTGAAGATAATGGTGTCGGTATGAGTGAAATTGATATGATGGAGAATCTAGGCATTATCGCCAAATCTGGCACAAAAAGCTTCCTTGCCCAACTTAGCGGTGATAAGAAAAAGGATTCTGCACTCATTGGGCAATTCGGCGTAGGATTCTATTCTGCATTTATGGTCGCTCATCGTGTAGTCGTGCAAAGCAAACGCGCAGGTGCGCAAAAAGCTTTTGCTTGGGTGAGTGAAGGTCAAGGAGAATACGAAATCGGTGAATGTATTAAAGAAACACACGGCACACAAATCACACTTTATCTCCGTGATGATGATGTGCATTTTGCTTCGCGTTGGGAAATTGAAAACATTATTCATAAATATTCTGAACACATTGCTTTCCCTATTTATTTACATTATACAGAATCAAACTTCGAGGGTGAGGGTGATGACAAAAAAGAAGTCAAAACAGAAAAAGAAGAGCAAGTAAATATTGCAAAAGCCTTGTGGAAGATTCCCAAAGCTGAACTCAAAGACAAAGATTATCAAGAATTTTACTCCAATCTCTCGCACGACAATTCCGAGCCATTGCGTTGGATTCACACCAAAGTCGAGGGGAATCTTGAATACACTACACTTTTTTATATCCCTAAAACTGCTCCTTTTGATCTTTATCGCGTGGATTATCAATCCGGTGTCAAACTCTATGTCAAACGCGTCTTTATTACCGATGATGACAAAGAGCTTTTACCACCTTATTTGCGTTTCATTCGAGGGGTGATTGATAGCGAAGACTTACCGCTCAATGTAAGTAGAGAAATCCTCCAACAAAATAAGATTCTCGCGAATATCAAATCTGCTTCAACAAAGAAGATTCTCAATGAAATCGCACAAATCAGCAAAGATGAAAAGGTCTATGAAGATTTTTATACTCAATTTGGACGAGTGCTCAAAGAGGGGCTTTACAGCGACTATGAAAACAAAGAGAAGATTCTCGAGCTTTTGCGGTTTGATTCACTCAAGAAACAAAATCTTTCATTAAAAAGCTATAAAGAATCAATGGGAGCGGACCAAAAAAGCATTTATTACCTTTTGGGTGAAAATAAAGATTCTATCAAAAACACACCGCTTTTGGAAAAATTCGAGCAAAAGGGCTTTGATGTGTTGCTATTGAGTGATGAAGTCGATGCGATTGTTATGCCAATGGTGGGTGAGTTTGACAAAACACCACTTAAAAGCATTAATTCTAAAGAAGCCCTTGAAGAATTAGGTGAAGAAAGTATTGATGAAAACACACAAAAAATCTTTGAGAAAGTCATAAAAGGATTCAAAGACACATTAGGCGAACGCATTGCTGATGTCAAACTCTCCGCATTGGGGGATTCTCCACTGACACTAATTAAAGAAGACGCTAATCCTATGATGAGTTCCTTAATGGCTCAAATGGGGCAAAAAATCCCCGAAAACAAGCCTACTCTTCAAATCAACATTGCGCACCCTATTTTTGAAAAACTTAAAGATTCAGACGATGAAGAAATCTCTCAAAGTGCTTCTTTGCTCTATGATACCGCGTTAATCCTTGAGGGAGGAAGTCTTCCAAATGCGAAAGATTTTAGTGCAAAAATATATACGCTATTGTTACAAAATCTCACATCTTAA
- a CDS encoding radical SAM protein produces the protein MYLIRKLQKHHENTALKLLHFYFSLRFKLGKVDIPYFELVLTTKCTLRCESCNNLMQYFHPKNQYTCTIEGITQALDKLFTAIDSIQSIRIIGGEPLLFKDLDKIITYLGKQEKLLCFNIVTNGTLLFRQEALHALNACLNVEVHISDYSASANLKIPLKREALINQLNTHNIPYYVLWTNNNSSWWDPGRIYKRNRTKEEIICNFKACMMPCVSLMSNEGITSGEKNIAPSGALFVCPIASSLSRLRGLKEFEGDFINLSDSNLKTRIIEFYAQSFFQACDYCHDMWLEKKYIPIALQTDKILEIQNTTLCK, from the coding sequence ATGTATTTGATAAGGAAACTTCAAAAACATCACGAAAACACTGCATTAAAACTGCTTCATTTTTATTTTTCACTCCGCTTCAAGCTTGGCAAAGTAGATATTCCTTATTTTGAGCTTGTTTTGACCACAAAATGCACATTGCGTTGTGAATCTTGCAATAACCTTATGCAATATTTTCACCCCAAAAATCAATACACTTGCACGATTGAGGGTATAACACAAGCATTAGATAAACTTTTCACAGCCATAGATTCAATACAAAGCATTCGCATTATTGGCGGAGAGCCATTATTATTTAAAGATCTTGATAAAATCATTACTTATCTTGGCAAGCAAGAGAAGCTACTTTGTTTTAATATCGTTACAAATGGCACTCTGCTCTTCAGACAAGAAGCACTCCACGCATTGAATGCTTGCCTAAATGTAGAAGTTCATATATCTGATTATAGTGCCTCTGCTAATCTCAAGATTCCCTTAAAACGAGAAGCACTTATTAATCAGCTTAATACACACAATATCCCCTATTATGTGCTTTGGACAAACAACAATTCTTCATGGTGGGATCCGGGCAGAATCTACAAGCGTAACCGCACAAAAGAAGAGATAATATGCAATTTTAAGGCTTGTATGATGCCTTGTGTGAGCCTTATGAGTAATGAGGGAATTACAAGTGGTGAAAAAAATATTGCGCCAAGCGGTGCTTTGTTTGTGTGTCCCATTGCAAGCTCGCTTTCTCGTTTGCGTGGTCTTAAAGAGTTTGAGGGAGATTTTATCAATCTTTCAGATTCTAATCTAAAAACAAGAATCATCGAATTCTATGCCCAAAGCTTTTTTCAAGCGTGTGATTATTGTCATGATATGTGGTTAGAAAAAAAGTATATTCCCATTGCATTACAAACAGACAAGATACTAGAAATACAAAATACAACTTTATGTAAGTAA
- a CDS encoding Opr family porin, with protein sequence MRKILMFLLCLVGLESSLYSIDVGRWLLTGEPSGHMGMYYQGMTGGAPTFLDVNASLAYETSRYQGINIGGSFWAATPLFQSHSGDFSDVKKNFVFTELYASFVNPNRLSAYVGRFHTDSEWIKHYVQGAEINYDDIQNLKLDLIWAWKEAYVTEYRMDNYYNPYGSIGAIYFGATLDLPETPLKITPYFYAAPSTFASFGAKITIEMYARSVLLYGKMHFLSYISRSDKVIDHASNKGNGGFVWFEGGARWEGLSAGGGVISVAENGATGIDAFGQSSYFERREGLFYSNATTLYGFLEYDIKQYLQLDSAIRHTGIGSKRIFNWEVGISSRPVPNIKIGAKIIGMINTADFTLDNSIFANDGRNYLLTRVFGQVNF encoded by the coding sequence ATGAGAAAAATACTGATGTTTCTGTTATGCCTAGTAGGGCTAGAGAGTTCGCTTTATAGTATTGATGTAGGTCGTTGGCTACTTACAGGAGAACCTAGCGGTCATATGGGAATGTATTATCAAGGTATGACAGGCGGTGCGCCTACCTTTTTAGATGTGAATGCGTCTTTGGCATACGAGACTTCGCGCTATCAAGGGATCAACATCGGAGGTTCATTTTGGGCAGCGACACCGCTTTTTCAATCTCATTCGGGTGATTTTTCAGATGTCAAGAAAAATTTTGTTTTTACAGAGTTATATGCGAGTTTTGTGAATCCCAACAGATTGAGTGCGTATGTGGGGAGATTCCATACAGATAGTGAATGGATTAAGCATTATGTTCAAGGTGCGGAGATTAATTATGATGATATTCAGAATCTCAAGCTTGACCTTATATGGGCATGGAAAGAAGCGTATGTAACAGAATACCGAATGGATAATTATTATAACCCTTACGGAAGTATCGGAGCGATATATTTTGGTGCTACACTTGACCTCCCCGAAACTCCCTTAAAAATCACACCTTATTTTTATGCTGCTCCATCGACTTTTGCTTCTTTTGGTGCAAAAATTACTATTGAAATGTATGCAAGAAGTGTTCTTTTATATGGGAAAATGCACTTTTTATCTTATATAAGCCGCAGTGATAAAGTGATTGATCATGCTTCTAATAAAGGTAATGGTGGGTTTGTGTGGTTTGAAGGTGGTGCGCGATGGGAAGGGCTTAGTGCTGGCGGTGGAGTGATCTCTGTAGCAGAAAATGGTGCTACGGGAATCGATGCTTTTGGGCAAAGCAGTTACTTTGAAAGAAGAGAGGGTTTATTTTATTCTAACGCCACTACCTTGTATGGTTTCCTAGAATATGATATAAAACAATACTTGCAACTAGATTCTGCAATCAGACATACAGGAATCGGTAGCAAGAGGATTTTTAATTGGGAAGTGGGAATCTCATCACGTCCTGTTCCTAATATAAAAATTGGCGCAAAAATTATAGGAATGATAAATACTGCCGATTTTACACTTGATAATTCAATTTTTGCAAATGACGGCAGGAATTATCTTTTGACTCGAGTTTTCGGTCAGGTGAATTTCTAA
- the rpmE gene encoding 50S ribosomal protein L31, producing the protein MKKGIHPEYVPCKVTCVTSGKQIEVLSTKSELRIDISSFCHPFYTGSDKITDITGRVEKFRQKYNMK; encoded by the coding sequence ATGAAAAAAGGTATCCACCCCGAATATGTTCCCTGCAAAGTAACTTGTGTAACAAGTGGCAAACAAATCGAAGTGCTAAGCACAAAAAGTGAATTGCGTATTGATATTTCAAGTTTTTGCCACCCTTTTTATACCGGAAGTGATAAAATCACTGACATCACAGGACGCGTTGAAAAATTTAGACAAAAATACAATATGAAATAA
- the rlmB gene encoding 23S rRNA (guanosine(2251)-2'-O)-methyltransferase RlmB, protein MILYGKQPVFYALQSHRESIEEFYLAKELPKGDFARLVGANKPIKRVDSKKAQALARGGNHQGILAKITPPLESSFDEMRQKDSLLILCGITDVGNVGSIFRTAYALGVEGIVICATLSEVAQEGILRTSSGAFLDMPYCFYTNVLDIPNELKNVGFSLYGADMQGKDEYKDESKKWALFLGSESQGLSARLKHKMDKILSIKMEHHFDSLNVAVATGILIDRIKYAR, encoded by the coding sequence ATGATTTTATACGGAAAACAACCTGTGTTTTATGCTTTGCAATCTCATAGAGAATCTATTGAAGAGTTTTACCTTGCTAAAGAATTGCCCAAAGGTGATTTTGCGCGACTTGTTGGGGCTAATAAGCCTATCAAGAGGGTAGATTCTAAAAAAGCTCAAGCTCTTGCAAGAGGTGGTAATCATCAAGGAATCTTAGCAAAAATCACACCACCTTTAGAATCTTCTTTTGATGAGATGAGACAGAAAGATTCTTTGCTCATATTATGCGGTATTACTGATGTGGGTAATGTGGGTTCGATTTTTCGCACAGCCTATGCTTTGGGCGTAGAGGGCATAGTGATTTGTGCGACATTAAGCGAAGTAGCACAAGAAGGTATATTGCGCACTTCTAGTGGAGCATTTTTGGATATGCCTTATTGTTTTTATACGAATGTGTTAGATATACCTAATGAGTTAAAAAATGTTGGATTTAGCTTGTATGGTGCGGATATGCAAGGAAAAGATGAATATAAAGATGAAAGTAAAAAATGGGCTTTGTTTTTAGGGAGTGAATCTCAAGGTTTATCAGCACGATTGAAGCACAAAATGGATAAAATACTTTCCATAAAAATGGAACATCATTTTGATTCACTCAATGTGGCTGTCGCTACGGGAATTTTAATTGATAGGATAAAATATGCAAGATAG
- a CDS encoding DegT/DnrJ/EryC1/StrS family aminotransferase, whose product MRETFPFVNLKAQYLAYQSELDAKISKVLSSSAFIMGEEVRLCEQSLAVFSGTRYAKTTSSGTTALLLALLALGIKPNDEVITSPFSFIAAAEMIAFIGAKPVFVDIDERTYHIDVHKIESAITPKTKAILPVSLFGMPCDMDSINSIASCYALPVIEDAAQSFGATYKQKRSCHLSTIGVTSFFPSKPLGCYGDGGAVFCDDEEIDHQITLLRHHGQSERYTHQIIGMNARLDSLQCAILNVKLQHFAEEIRLREEKARFYNENLQGVILPYIPKDRSSVYAQYSIRACNSSHSRQKIIESLHQKGVPIAVHYPLPLHLQECFAFLGYKKGDFPVSERVAEEIFSLPFSAFITQEEQIKVIESLNALMI is encoded by the coding sequence GTGAGAGAGACATTTCCTTTTGTCAATCTAAAGGCTCAATATCTCGCCTACCAATCAGAGCTTGATGCAAAAATCTCTAAAGTTTTGTCATCAAGTGCTTTTATTATGGGCGAGGAGGTAAGGCTTTGTGAGCAAAGCCTTGCTGTTTTTAGTGGGACGCGTTATGCTAAAACCACATCAAGCGGGACAACCGCCCTTCTTCTTGCACTTCTTGCACTTGGAATCAAACCAAATGATGAAGTGATTACTTCTCCTTTTAGTTTTATCGCTGCAGCTGAAATGATTGCATTTATTGGTGCAAAACCTGTGTTTGTCGATATTGATGAGCGCACTTATCATATTGATGTGCATAAAATCGAATCAGCCATTACTCCAAAAACTAAAGCGATTTTGCCTGTGAGTTTATTTGGAATGCCTTGTGATATGGATTCTATCAATTCGATTGCTTCTTGCTATGCGCTCCCTGTGATTGAAGATGCTGCACAAAGCTTTGGAGCAACTTACAAACAAAAACGCTCTTGTCATCTTAGCACAATAGGCGTTACAAGTTTTTTCCCTTCTAAACCTTTGGGGTGTTATGGTGATGGCGGTGCGGTGTTTTGCGATGATGAAGAAATTGATCATCAAATCACTTTGCTGCGCCATCATGGGCAAAGTGAGCGTTATACGCACCAAATTATCGGTATGAATGCTCGCTTGGATTCTTTGCAGTGTGCTATTTTGAATGTAAAATTACAACATTTTGCAGAGGAGATACGATTGCGCGAAGAAAAGGCAAGATTCTATAATGAGAATCTGCAAGGTGTGATATTGCCTTATATCCCCAAAGATCGTAGCAGCGTGTATGCACAATACTCTATTCGTGCGTGTAATTCTTCTCATTCGCGTCAAAAAATCATAGAATCTTTGCATCAAAAAGGTGTGCCAATAGCCGTGCATTATCCCCTGCCTTTACATTTGCAAGAATGTTTTGCATTTTTGGGATATAAAAAAGGTGATTTTCCTGTGAGTGAGCGTGTGGCTGAAGAGATTTTCTCTCTCCCATTTAGTGCATTTATTACACAAGAAGAGCAAATAAAAGTCATAGAATCATTAAATGCGCTTATGATTTAG